A stretch of Flavobacterium sp. N2270 DNA encodes these proteins:
- a CDS encoding acyl-CoA thioesterase — protein MEAKFSSDSLTTLTDLVLPGETNPLNNLFGGELLARMDRAASITARRHSRRICVTASVNHVAFNRAIPLGSVVTVESKVSRTFNSSMEIYIDVWIEDRESGIKNKANEGIYTFVAVDETGRPVPVPPVVPQTDIEKQRFEAALRRKQLSLVLAGKMKPSEATELKALFS, from the coding sequence ATGGAAGCAAAATTCTCTTCTGATTCTCTTACTACTTTAACTGATTTAGTTTTACCTGGTGAAACCAATCCATTAAATAATTTATTTGGTGGTGAATTATTAGCTCGAATGGATAGAGCTGCAAGTATAACTGCACGTCGTCATTCTAGAAGAATTTGTGTAACGGCATCGGTAAATCATGTTGCTTTTAACAGAGCCATTCCTCTAGGAAGTGTTGTTACGGTAGAATCGAAAGTTTCTAGAACTTTCAATTCATCAATGGAAATATACATAGATGTTTGGATTGAAGACCGTGAATCTGGAATTAAAAACAAAGCAAACGAAGGCATTTACACATTTGTAGCTGTTGATGAAACTGGAAGACCGGTTCCAGTACCTCCGGTTGTACCACAAACCGATATTGAAAAACAACGATTTGAAGCTGCTTTACGCAGAAAACAACTGAGTTTAGTTTTAGCAGGGAAAATGAAACCGAGTGAAGCAACAGAATTAAAAGCCTTGTTTTCGTAA